In the genome of Thermoplasmatales archaeon, one region contains:
- a CDS encoding lipoate--protein ligase family protein, translated as MQARNGTLKGELKVKNGKLIKCRIILKNSLIEDIKLHGDFFIYPEEKIEEIEEKMRGIRYEEEEIKKVLYENFKDVEIIGASIEDFLKAIINAK; from the coding sequence ATGCAAGCAAGGAATGGAACTTTAAAAGGTGAATTAAAGGTTAAAAATGGAAAGCTTATCAAATGCAGAATAATATTAAAAAATTCATTGATTGAAGATATAAAATTGCACGGGGATTTTTTTATTTATCCAGAAGAAAAGATTGAGGAAATTGAGGAAAAAATGAGGGGAATAAGATACGAAGAAGAGGAAATAAAAAAGGTATTATATGAAAATTTTAAAGATGTTGAAATTATAGGAGCAAGTATAGAAGATTTTTTAAAAGCGATAATTAATGCAAAATAA
- a CDS encoding lipoate--protein ligase family protein, with translation MDFRLILDSHRNAFSNMAIDEAILISGTPTLRLYKWRPSAISIGYFQSVEEEINLEECKRQGVDVVRRITGGGAVYHDSDGEITYSFVAPSNFLPEKTLEIYRIICSSIAKGLKKIGVEANLSGINDIVVNGRKISGSAQTRRQGKILQHGTILVKVNVEKMFSLLKISKEKISDKEIKKIEDRVTSIEKEAGKRSNEKIIDGIVEGFAENMKIDFYEDELDEKEINLAKILEGKYASKEWNFKR, from the coding sequence ATGGACTTCAGATTGATATTAGATAGCCACAGAAATGCTTTTTCAAATATGGCAATAGATGAGGCAATCCTTATTAGTGGCACACCAACACTTCGCCTTTACAAGTGGAGACCCTCAGCAATTTCAATAGGATATTTTCAGAGCGTCGAGGAAGAGATAAATCTTGAGGAATGCAAAAGGCAGGGTGTGGATGTGGTGCGCCGCATAACCGGCGGGGGGGCGGTTTATCATGATAGCGACGGGGAAATAACTTATTCCTTCGTTGCTCCTTCTAATTTTTTGCCAGAAAAAACTCTTGAGATATACAGGATTATATGCTCATCAATTGCAAAAGGTTTGAAAAAAATAGGAGTGGAGGCGAATTTATCTGGAATAAATGATATAGTTGTGAACGGGAGAAAAATCTCTGGAAGCGCCCAGACAAGAAGGCAGGGAAAAATTCTTCAGCATGGAACAATATTAGTCAAAGTAAATGTTGAGAAAATGTTTTCTCTTCTTAAAATAAGTAAAGAAAAAATAAGTGATAAGGAAATTAAAAAAATTGAGGATAGAGTAACTTCTATAGAAAAAGAAGCAGGAAAAAGAAGCAATGAAAAAATTATTGATGGAATAGTTGAGGGATTTGCTGAAAATATGAAAATAGATTTTTATGAAGATGAATTGGATGAAAAAGAAATAAATTTGGCAAAAATTCTGGAGGGAAAATATGCAAGCAAGGAATGGAACTTTAAAAGGTGA
- the trxA gene encoding thioredoxin produces the protein MSEVDEIRRKIIRDILKEKKVSIDKPIALTDKNFDEFINKHHLVVVDFWAPWCGPCKFFSPIFEEVAKEMQGKAAFGKVNTDENEKLCERFGIMSIPTLIIFKNGEIVDRNIGAMPADMLKEWIENNL, from the coding sequence ATGAGTGAAGTAGATGAAATAAGAAGAAAAATTATTAGGGATATTTTAAAAGAAAAAAAAGTTAGTATTGATAAACCAATTGCCCTTACAGATAAAAATTTTGATGAATTTATAAATAAGCACCATTTGGTTGTTGTGGATTTCTGGGCTCCATGGTGTGGGCCTTGCAAATTCTTTTCACCAATTTTCGAAGAAGTTGCGAAAGAAATGCAGGGAAAAGCTGCTTTTGGAAAAGTAAATACGGATGAAAATGAAAAACTATGCGAGAGATTTGGTATAATGAGCATACCAACGCTTATTATTTTTAAAAATGGGGAGATTGTGGATAGAAATATTGGGGCGATGCCAGCGGATATGCTGAAGGAATGGATAGAGAATAATCTATAA
- a CDS encoding phosphatase PAP2 family protein: MFILIKALLWYITLMIISMAAGILIFDEEKKISRKTYFERVKDCRGYFLILIFVMAMIKIENILQDSFSIGYDFTPIIYGIEGTNFIVFLQNAIKNEIFIHFVSIFYLISFMYVIIFTPIIFILRGEKNFAKISTYAILINYLVLVPFYLFFNVSVTSSYPEIKPLLYSNEQYMSLVLLVDRLTDNFPSGHISVLVSICLVVLSHQNMKRYKIFVFSTMIFMPFVILYLGIHWLMDIFSGLVLGIASYFIAKNKKVCGLFDKIIGKF, from the coding sequence ATGTTCATCTTAATAAAGGCTTTACTATGGTATATAACCCTGATGATAATTTCAATGGCAGCGGGAATATTGATATTTGATGAGGAGAAAAAAATATCAAGAAAGACATATTTTGAGAGAGTTAAAGATTGTAGGGGCTATTTCCTGATACTTATATTTGTTATGGCTATGATAAAAATTGAAAATATATTGCAGGATAGTTTTTCAATTGGGTATGATTTTACACCAATAATATATGGAATTGAGGGAACCAATTTTATAGTTTTTTTACAAAATGCAATAAAAAACGAGATATTCATCCATTTTGTCTCTATATTTTATCTGATTTCATTTATGTATGTAATTATTTTTACCCCGATTATTTTTATTTTAAGAGGAGAAAAAAACTTTGCAAAGATATCTACATATGCAATACTGATAAACTATCTTGTGCTTGTCCCCTTTTATCTCTTTTTTAATGTAAGTGTTACATCTTCCTACCCCGAAATAAAGCCATTGCTTTACTCAAATGAGCAATATATGTCACTTGTTTTACTTGTTGATAGGCTAACTGACAATTTTCCAAGCGGGCATATAAGTGTTCTTGTTTCTATTTGCCTTGTTGTCCTTTCCCATCAAAACATGAAGAGATACAAAATTTTTGTATTTTCTACAATGATTTTTATGCCATTTGTTATTCTATATCTTGGAATTCACTGGTTAATGGATATTTTTTCTGGCTTAGTCCTTGGCATTGCATCCTATTTTATTGCAAAAAATAAAAAAGTTTGCGGCCTGTTTGATAAAATTATAGGAAAATTTTAA
- a CDS encoding UPF0147 family protein yields MKSDELKNVYRMLEELSEDMSVPRNVRRGAKEAIEILNRKDESLDVKIASAISVLDEVANDPNTPVHGRTAIWNIMGALESISAKIK; encoded by the coding sequence ATGAAAAGCGATGAATTGAAGAATGTATATAGGATGCTCGAAGAACTTTCAGAAGATATGTCTGTTCCAAGAAATGTAAGGAGGGGGGCAAAAGAAGCGATAGAAATTCTTAATAGGAAGGATGAAAGCTTGGATGTTAAAATAGCATCAGCAATCTCTGTTCTGGATGAAGTGGCAAATGACCCAAATACACCAGTCCATGGAAGAACTGCAATCTGGAACATAATGGGAGCTCTTGAAAGCATTTCAGCAAAAATAAAATAA
- a CDS encoding caspase family protein, which produces MKKLLAILLVGIMICVSVAYMEKSSEANNFKARVYIENRKVVPLYTENGIIWEEKSWNVNYLEENDDPTEKVLDKGKSNDDATDITPKAGGDGIVKKWALCIGIADYEGTSNDLQYCDDDAIDWKNFLQGKGYTVTILLDSQATANNIDNAINQLLASEDADDYVVFTYSGHGARYRKYGSCIISHDMYAMTNGWFVSKFSNADSQHIYFTFDACQIGDFQKAVVTNRLGAFASNKQYSYDGDATMKNGVFTYYQMEGWNIYATFEQDSAYAVQKMKDWAKKYAIKVDPFYVDKFTDYMYP; this is translated from the coding sequence ATGAAAAAATTGTTAGCTATACTTTTGGTCGGCATTATGATATGTGTTAGCGTGGCATATATGGAGAAAAGCAGTGAAGCGAACAATTTCAAAGCAAGGGTATATATAGAAAACAGAAAAGTTGTCCCACTATATACTGAAAATGGAATTATATGGGAGGAAAAAAGTTGGAATGTAAATTATTTGGAAGAAAATGATGATCCTACAGAAAAAGTATTAGACAAAGGAAAATCAAATGATGATGCAACAGATATAACACCAAAAGCAGGCGGCGATGGAATAGTTAAAAAATGGGCTCTATGCATAGGAATAGCAGATTATGAAGGGACATCAAATGATTTGCAATATTGTGATGATGATGCAATTGACTGGAAAAATTTCTTGCAAGGCAAAGGATATACTGTAACAATTCTCCTTGATAGCCAGGCAACAGCAAACAATATAGATAATGCAATAAATCAGCTTCTCGCAAGTGAGGATGCAGATGATTATGTAGTATTTACATACTCCGGACATGGAGCAAGATATAGAAAATATGGCTCATGCATAATTTCGCATGATATGTATGCAATGACAAACGGCTGGTTTGTTTCAAAATTCAGCAACGCGGACTCGCAACATATATACTTTACTTTTGATGCATGCCAGATTGGGGACTTTCAGAAAGCAGTCGTGACGAATAGGCTTGGAGCATTTGCAAGCAACAAGCAGTATTCATATGATGGCGATGCTACAATGAAAAATGGAGTATTTACATATTACCAGATGGAAGGATGGAACATCTATGCTACTTTTGAGCAAGATTCAGCATATGCAGTGCAGAAAATGAA